One window of Oncorhynchus masou masou isolate Uvic2021 chromosome 28, UVic_Omas_1.1, whole genome shotgun sequence genomic DNA carries:
- the hint1 gene encoding histidine triad nucleotide-binding protein 1 yields MADEIAKAQVAQPGGDTIFGKIIRKEIPAKILFEDDQCIAFHDVTPQAPTHFLVVPRKPIVQLSKAEDSDAALLGHMMIVAKKCAEQIGLPKGYRLILNDGPDGGQSVYHIHIHVMGGRQLGWPPG; encoded by the exons ATGGCGGATGAGATAGCAAAAGCTCAGGTTGCCCAGCCCGGCGGTGATACAATCTTCGGCAAAATCATTCGCAAGGAGATTCctgcaaaaatattatttgaagaTGATCAG TGCATAGCCTTCCATGATGTTACCCCACAGGCCCCTACTCATTTTTTGGTTGTCCCAAGAAAACCAATTGTGCAACTGTCAAAAGCGGAGGACAGTGATGCGGCT CTCCTGGGCCACATGATGATAGTGGCCAAGAAGTGTGCCGAGCAGATCGGCCTGCCCAAGGGCTACAGGCTGATCTTGAACGACGGGCCCGACGGTGGCCAGTCCGTctaccacatccacatccacgtGATGGGCGGACGCCAGTTGGGCTGGCCCCCCGGCTAA